Genomic segment of Malus domestica chromosome 15, GDT2T_hap1:
TGATTATTCAATTTCGAGAGAGACTGATGTAAATATTAATTATGGCCAGAACCAAGTATCTTCTGGAGATAATCAAGTCTCAATTGCACTTGTTGACGAAGGTTCTACTTCAGCCAGGAAATCAGGTGGTTATATGCCATCACTTCTTTTTGCTCCGAGGAGAGATTATGTCAATCTTTCTCTGTACGGTAAAGAGATTTTAGACCTCGGGGTCAAATGCCAGCTATCTGAGCCAAGGTGTGAACCTTCTGCTACAACAGATTACTCAACAGAATCAATCTCTGAGCAGACAGCTACAGGGGAATCTTCGGACTACCGAACTAGCAATccaaaaaaatgcaaatttttggGCTGTAGAAAAGGAGCACGAGGGGCATCAGGTCTTTGTATTGGTCATGGGGGCGGACAGAGATGCCAAAAACCTGGGTGCAACAAGGGTGCTGAGAGCCGAACGGCGTACTGCAAGGCCCATGGTGGAGGGAAGAGGTGTCAACACTTAGGGTGCACTAAAAGTGCTGAGGGGAAAACAGATTATTGCATAGCTCATGGTGGTGGCAAAAGATGTGGCTATCCAGGTGGATGTACAAAGGCTGCACGAGGAAAATCAGGGCTTTGTATTAGACATGGCGGAGGGAAAAGGTGTAAGGTGGATGGCTGCACTCGTAGTGCTGAAGGACAGGCTGGTTTGTGCATCTCACATGGAGGTGGTCGCCGTTGCCAGTATGAGGAATGTACGAAGGGGGCACAAGGGAGCACCATGTATTGCAAGGCACATGGTGGTGGAAGGCGTTGCATATTTCAAGGGTGCACCAAGGGTGCCGAAGGAAGCACACCACTGTGCAAGGGACATGGTGGGGGGAAGCGTTGCCTCTTTGATGGTGGTGGGATTTGCCCTAAGAGTGTACATGGAGGCACTAATTTCTGTGTTGCTCATGGTGGTGGAAAGAGGTGTTCAGTGCCAGGCTGCACAAAAAGTGCCCGTGGCCGCACTGATTGTTGTGTTAGGCATGGTGGAGGTAAGCGTTGTAAGTTTGATAATTGTGGAAAAAGTGCCCAAGGGAGCACAGACTTCTGCAAGGCCCATGGTGGGGGAAAGCGATGCACTTGGGGAGAGGGTCAATGTGAAAAATTCGCCAGGGGCAAGAGTGGTTTATGTGCCGCTCATAGCAGTATGGTTCAGGACCGGGGGATAAATAAGGGAGGTCTCATTGGACCAGGACTCTTCCATGGGCTTGTATCTGCGTCTTCAACTGCAGGGAGCAGCTTTGACAACAATCATTCATCTTCAGGCATCAGTGCCATTTCTGACAGCATGGATTCGCTGGAAAAGCCCGTAAAAACACATCTCATACCCTCGCAGGTATTGGTTCCTCTGTCGATGAAGTCTTCATCGTCCTATTCACATTTCTTGAGTTCTGAGAAGCCTGAGGAGGGGAGAGATGGGTATGGCGTTGGTGTTGGCAGTTGTAGCGGGATAAAGAGCTTGGACTTCAAAATCCCAGAAGGGAGGGTCCATGGAGGACCTCTCATGTCACTATTTGGCGGTGATCTGAAAAATGCTATCGATGGCATGTGAGTGGTAATTTTGTATCTTAATTTCTAGATTGATTGGGTTTGGGATATTTTTTGGTGGAATTGTGCATAATTTTGCCGCCTGTTCAAAGACTCGTATATAGTTTGTGTGTTTTACTGTAATGCTATGGATATTTGATCTTGTTTGTGGTTATTCTGATGAGTGTTTAGATCAGTGTGGTGCATGTTTTAGATCTGTAGGTTTAAAACTCAGCTCAGTTTCTTTTCTTTCGTTATCCGAGCTGACATACAATATCTGACAGTCTCGTTTGGTGTCTAAGATTGAATTGGATTGGATTAGACGAAATGTGAGGTCGAAGGAAAGAAGTAGATGcaacttctaatttttttttatggattaGTCACAAATGAAGCTTATCCGTTCCAATTTTTTGCCAGTTTTGTAGAGATTGAAAGGGATGAGAGTATTCTTTTATGACTACGTCATCTTTTACCTTCAACTTCACAAAACTAAAAGTTGACATTCATTTTTTCATCCAACATACATATAAATCTTGTGAGTTTTCTATTCCAATCTAATCCCTTCCTAGATGGCAAACGAGAAAGAATGCTTGACACTTGACACAGTCATCAGTGGCAGAAAGGAAGCACAGATTTGATCTTTAGCTTCTTGACAAGAAATAGAGAAACATATCAATTCGATAAATACCGATAGTCGATTTGTTGCCCATGTCTTaaactgcaatgaaagcaattTTATCCCAAGCTTGAATAGACAAACGGCGCGCATAGCCGCACTCATTCAAGTGTCATTCTATTCTTGATATTATTGGggaaaatacaaaacaaaatctatgCTTCCATCAACGGGTTCAAAATTATACTGCCCAATcactgaagaaagttgaggttccaccataaaaatAATTGACAATATAAAGAGTTAGCTCAATTATTTATAAACacattgttgaccctaaaaactaccaagcctacgtggcgcgcaggccgagtaatctataagctaactacgtccttcagtgaatgcggggcgtgccaactcgtcggtcgagctcggccgaggagtaaatttactgatgttgcgttgggtgcgcgcgattgacttctgcgtcttgcgattgcgaccgaggaaggaacacgtctcggcctcttgggttctcgaacttgAAGACAagtactattcttacgaagttcacgaatctccgtcgttggattcggtcacaatgatgttattcgtcagagtaaactcacgccgaatcggcaccaaagtgtaagggcacaaatactcaaagcgaatataagtcttaatagtgaacgtggttcggccgtctgaatgctgaactctaaatcccacttgagagtatccaatcataaaataactcggcgtgcaatgcgccgagctcaataaactgtaacacctcacttcgccgagaaggctaatgagatgacctcaatcaacaagaattcggaaatccttctcaaccgagacttggataggtaaccaaccgtcctcgccgcaatgctgttgatgccaacggaagatgctgcgagatcggctgattctacgacgacagagctatctatgccgacttaagatatcaccggttgctttcacagtgctgttgatgccaacggaagatgtgtcagcgaaaagagaaaataaaaatctcaaagttgttgagagagtttgcacagagaagttgtgtgttgaattggagggggttCGAACGATGTACatcctcctctatttatagcaccggATACcttcaaggtcgagttaaaaccctactcggattaggtattcttctcctgatcaaacaccaactcgaccagtcctattctcactataattgtgaacctagtcctttattgagccggattcacttccgggttattaatcttgtcgagactcctcattgcaccAGGATTCGACTCGTCTTGCAGCATGACTTAACCGACCCaggtttggaagcccacgaCCTAACCAATCCAGAACTAAACGATCCCTGATAACCCTGTCGTAAGGCCTTCTGGGCCGAGAataattctatactcggcccaaactgatattttgggcccaaacacacATACAAGATCTCTCATTTCTCTGATGTAGAATTGGTACTCTTAACAATCACGACTACCATTTGGTCCGAATCGGATCCACAGTTGGATTGGTCTCAAACCCATAAATATGACCCGGATCTGGTCTGAGTCGGAAAATATATTGGTCGTAAGTGGGTGATATAATTGACTATTACCTTCGGAGGAGCACCGGCATTTAAAGCCGGGATTGTCCTCTTGCGGTGGCAGGAGCATTTGGATGAAAAGAAATTACTCAGTTTGACGGCATGGAACATATATATAAGGAGCCTTTATCATTCGATGGTCTCGCTAGATCATCCATGCCGTCTTTCTTCCCCACTGCCCTAGGTTTGCCATTTCTAAAGTTTCCCGccccttttattttttcttgtcAAGCAAGTTTAACCCTTCGCAAACTTTGCTCGTTAGTTTAGGGTTTTAGCCTTATCTCAAGTTTCAGGTGGCGGATTCTTGGCAAACTATGGTGTTGATCATGTTGGAGTTCA
This window contains:
- the LOC103416331 gene encoding uncharacterized protein, yielding MDLNKKSMLFSHDGQFTKNDHFGDTALCLNSPGSGGSNAARSRCTQSNFRVNCSSAPDDSCKLVLGLGPTPSTYCDDYYKFGPAKNRGLTTALSQGFASEGDSILQLGLSGGTFEASTVLDYSISRETDVNINYGQNQVSSGDNQVSIALVDEGSTSARKSGGYMPSLLFAPRRDYVNLSLYGKEILDLGVKCQLSEPRCEPSATTDYSTESISEQTATGESSDYRTSNPKKCKFLGCRKGARGASGLCIGHGGGQRCQKPGCNKGAESRTAYCKAHGGGKRCQHLGCTKSAEGKTDYCIAHGGGKRCGYPGGCTKAARGKSGLCIRHGGGKRCKVDGCTRSAEGQAGLCISHGGGRRCQYEECTKGAQGSTMYCKAHGGGRRCIFQGCTKGAEGSTPLCKGHGGGKRCLFDGGGICPKSVHGGTNFCVAHGGGKRCSVPGCTKSARGRTDCCVRHGGGKRCKFDNCGKSAQGSTDFCKAHGGGKRCTWGEGQCEKFARGKSGLCAAHSSMVQDRGINKGGLIGPGLFHGLVSASSTAGSSFDNNHSSSGISAISDSMDSLEKPVKTHLIPSQVLVPLSMKSSSSYSHFLSSEKPEEGRDGYGVGVGSCSGIKSLDFKIPEGRVHGGPLMSLFGGDLKNAIDGM